GTTGTGGAATTCGATGGCGAGTTGGGAAGCATTGACCATCACGTCCTTGGCGTCACCGGGGTGCACGTCGGTTCCGTGAAAGGTGACCGTGGCAGCGGCGGCGTTAAAGGTTTCGTATTCCAAGTCGCCGAGCGGACCACCGTCCACCGTGTAGGCGTAGTCGGCGCCGAAGTCCTTGACGTCGAAGTGATCGGCTCCGGTTCCAATTTCTTCGTCGGGACCAAAACCAACTACAATCTTACCGTGCTTGATTTCTGGGTGGTTAATCAAGAATTGCATGGCCGTCATAATTTCAGCGACCCCGGCCTTGTCGTCGGCTCCGAGGAGAGTTTCTCCGTTGGTGGTGATTAAGGTGTCACCGTTGTACTTGGTTAAGCTGGGAAACACGGCGGGATCAAGTTGGTATTTGCCGTCGTCATCCAGGTTGATTATTCCCTGGCCATCGTAGTTTTCCACCACTTGGGGTTGGATGTTGACGGAGTTAAAGTCGGCCGTGTCCACGTGAGAAATAAAGCCCACTACGGGACGCGGAGTGTCGTCTGTTGCTGGTAATTCGGCAAAGACGTAGCCAGTCGCTTGGTTAGTCCGGACGTTGCTTAAGCCAATTTCCTTGAGTTCAGTGGCTAGCTGCTTTAAAAATTCGACTTCTTTTTTGTCAGACGGAACCGTGGTGGAGTCAGGATTCGAGCGGGTGTTTTGTTTCACGTACCCTAAAAAGCGATCCAACAGTTGGGTTTGTAAGTTCTTTTCCATTGTAATGACCTCCAGTTATTTATCTCTTATCTTAATATAAATCGGGCGGCAGGGGAATTAATTGGGTTCTGCCCGCGGCTTCGTTATAATGAAGCTAACCAAATAACTACTAAAGGAGTAATACCATGGACATTACCATTACACTGAATAACGGACAATTAGAAATTACTGGACCACTGAAGTTGGATACGGCGGCTGGAAAGCAAGAATTTGGGAACTTTTGGAAACAAT
This genomic stretch from Fructilactobacillus carniphilus harbors:
- the pepT gene encoding peptidase T; this translates as MEKNLQTQLLDRFLGYVKQNTRSNPDSTTVPSDKKEVEFLKQLATELKEIGLSNVRTNQATGYVFAELPATDDTPRPVVGFISHVDTADFNSVNIQPQVVENYDGQGIINLDDDGKYQLDPAVFPSLTKYNGDTLITTNGETLLGADDKAGVAEIMTAMQFLINHPEIKHGKIVVGFGPDEEIGTGADHFDVKDFGADYAYTVDGGPLGDLEYETFNAAAATVTFHGTDVHPGDAKDVMVNASQLAIEFHNQLPATDRPETTSGREGFFFLISMNGTCDEAKLEYIIRDFDKDNFEKRKALLEKITQQMNAKYGANRVDLDMKDQYYNMGEILEKDLTPVNLVKDAMHKLDIQPNIFPVRGGTDGSKISFMGIPTPNIFAGPENMHGRFEYVSLQTMEKAVDLIVQITEDVPTQEK